ACAGCTGATATGATATACTCAATAATTTAACTATCCATCAGAATTCGAAACACACCATATAAATTATAACaagtcactgtacagccttcaacgaTAAGAACATCTTTATTGTAATCAAGTTTTAAAAGGCcacgtttaaaaaaatgtaaacatttgaaatgagaaaacttcaaaaataatcACAATGTTTTCACAACCCTTTCTATTGAGAAATGTATACTAAATATTCCAATCATAATTGCaaagttttattcatttttattttatgttatgcaGACACTTTTTGAGTGACAGATACATGAAAGGAATTGGCACGTCTATCAGTGAATAATGGACCATCACTTCGAAGCGACATCACAAACAGCTAGACTCCAACTCTTGTGGAGTTTTTGTATTAAAGGTATAATTAAGAGTTGTCGAATTTACCTATTTACCGAAATTGGTCCtaacttcaaatattttatatcaataaatattttaaccaGTATGATTGAACTGCCAGTCAAGACAGTGTGCAGCATTTCCTGAACGGAAGCATGGTCACATATTGTGGAAATATGGTACCATGTATTAAAGTTAAATGTAAAATCCCTTTTCATTTCTTTCCTTATTGTTCGGTAACATGTTCTGCATTATGATTTTACTAGCTTTAACTATGTTATTAAAGAATCAAAGTAGTATGAACAGCCAAAATATTGTccattctaacatgacgtccttcacaACCTTTGGGTTCATACCCGaggtaaaatatgaatttattgtTGGGGCTGTTCCGATTGTACCCCCatgtcatattattttttatgaaatgattaCGTCAGAATacaagcattttacgggaaaatacacgctagTGAAACCGAAAATAACCACAATAAGGAAACGTGAACAAACGATGCTTAAATGTGTTATAAgccttttttatatacatataagtcATACAAgtattattatcctggtacctttgataactattataaacTCATCTGAACCtatataaatactttattgtaaatagtttaagtTTGATGTGTTCTTAAAcgtcaatttaatagtgcgtttaATTATGGGAACCGCAAATGTTGCCTGCACAAAGAGCGCATCGATCCAAAAGAATATCCCTATTTGTCCtgtcagaatcgaaataattctttggggcttgaatatatcgtgatgcTACGACGGGTTTTTCctttgtgtcaaaattttacTATTGCTCAGGataaataatttcttaattaatcatcactttatgaaaaatgtaattttcaGTTTGCAGAGCTGATACTTAAAGGGGTAAAGGACTTACGCTTGAATTCCACAAAGAAACAACTGAAGACTTTGCGGATAGAGATAGGTTAATACCTAGTTGAATGTAGTGGTAAGGATCAGATAATTTAAGGTTGCCTGAAGTAGATTAACTccttttataaaacattcatttatcTTGAGAgattaatttcttattttcagtttttgaaCTGTCCAAGgctgtatataaaaataaattttattcaataaaatcaacAGTTGAAGTAGGTTTGTGACCTAGGTTTATCATTCTTTGATTAATGACATGTTTTGTGTGATTGCATTTAGTATCTGTATTATTTTACTGTACATAACATGCAAGAGGTGGCCATAACACAGGAAGAAGGCCTATCTCAAtatgatgataatgatgatatatatatatagatggtGCCTATGTAGAGGACATACTTGCCgataaaaaaatgtcttgtttttttttaacaaataatttacacTTGAAAATATTGCCGATTTTCCTTgtgaacaaaaatatcaaatcgcTAGCTTTATTCATTTGCAGGACAAATCATTTATCTACAAAATGCAACACTTTACAGTAAATGTTACcgctctttttatatttattcagatgttacctataCCTTTCCTAAGCGAAAACTACccttttataatgtttaatattgtattttacctttttcagcaCGTCTGAATTTTCGGTGGAAAAATTTGTTATACCCTCAGAGAATAAAATTCCAGAGTATTGGCTGGATGAAGGAATGTCCTGTGAAGTAAAGGGGTGTGAAACCCCTGTTATAAAAAGCATAGGCATGTACTGTAAACACTGGCTCCGCTTTCATACCAAGAACACATCAATCATTATATGCCGTTTCTGTCAACGGAAATAGACAGAAGATGTTGCATTTGAGGGACTTTCATAAGCTTAATATTAAAGCCCGAACAGAAGAAGTGATGAACACCATCCCTCAGCTGGTATATAATATGAATTATATTGACCCCGGCAAGATAATTAAACGAGTTTTAAGTAAACGTACAGGCAAGGGAAGCAGCTCAGAAGGAAAGACGCATTATTAGTGAGCAAATAAATAAGAAGGAATTATTTCCGAATCTACATGGAGCTGTAATCGTTCCAAGAGACCATGCACCACATATTTTCAAGATGCCGATTATGAAGGGAGGGCAGATATTGCAGTTAAAAAAGAAACCCGGATGGTGAAAGACATTTTGGACTTTTGGCAATTTATTTggactttataaaaaaaaaatatatatatatatatttataaggaaagctgttaattaaatttattaaatttcatgttaaaatattagcaagattgttgaaaataagatatatatgttaaacacgaataatgtatatttttcacaTAAATTGATTCTTAGGGGGAGGAATGTAACAATTTCGCTATAAGATTAAGaataattatctcccttgtgcttattttgttattaatttaatattgttaaGTATATTAAAGTTGTAATATATGATCTTTATAGATTATCACTTATTTATAAATAGCCATAAATTATCTTGGAAAAATTCTGAGATAACAATGGTGTCTTGCGAGTTGCAGGTCGTATCAGACATATGCTTACTAAGGGCGATAATACTGCAGACTTGCCACTAGACAAACATCCGTATATTATACCGAGAAACCACCATGTCACAATTCTTCTCATAAGACATTATCATGCGAAGGTTCAACATCAGGGCAGGACAATGACCGAAGGCGCAATACGTGCTGCTGGTTTATGGATATTAGGCGTTAAGCGAAAAGTCAATAGTGTCATCCATAATTGTGTACTTTGCAGGAAATTACGTGGCAAGTTCGGTTGGACTCAAATGGCAGACCTGCCAGCTGATAGGTTACAAGTTGATGCACCGTTCACTTATGTAGGTTTGGGTGTTTTCGGTCCATGGCAAGTTATTGTCCGTCGAACACGCGCAGCAAGTTCTTCAAACAAACGTTGGGGTCTATTATTGACATGCTTAGTATCTCGTGCAATACATGTGGAACTTATTGAGGAATTAAGTAGTGCCTCTTTTATTAACGCTTTGCGAAGATTTATTGCTTTGCGTGGACCAATTCAGGAATTGAGGTCAGACCGTGGTACTAATTTCATAGGTGCTGCGAAGGAGCTTAATATTGTATCAGAATTCTTTGAAGACACTCCGATGAAGCAGTTTTTATCAGACAATGAAATAGTTTGGATTTTCAACCCCCCTCATGCATCACATTTTGTTGGTGTGTGGGAGCGCATGATAGGCTCATGTAGACGTATTCTAGATTCATTGTTAATGCAAAATAAGTTCAAGGATTTAACACATGAAGTACTTTCAACATTAATGTGCGAAGTCAGTGCCATGGTCAATTCGAGGCCATTGGTTCCAGTTTCTAGTGATCCTGAAAGCCCGTCAGTTCTTTCGCCATCTCTTCTTTTAACGCAGAAGCCTGCGTCGTCAAGTGGATCTCTTGGACAAGTCGAATTCGGAACAAAGGATGCGATGCGAAGCCAGTGGAAACTTGTTCAGTATCTAGCCGACCAATTCTGGTCTCGTTGGCAAACAGAGTACATCGATAGCCTTCAGGCTCGTCCGAAATGGAAATCTGGAGGTGATAATTTCCTTGAAGGTGATGTCATTCTCATGCGGAAGACCGAGCTTCCTCGAAGTCAATGGCCACTTGGTGTTATTGACAAAGTATTTGAAAGTGATGATTCTAAAGTTAGAAAGGTCCAAGTGTCTATAGTCGTTGATGGACAAAGGAAGTCGTATGTGAGACCAATAAGCGAATTGGTTCGATTGATTGAAGCATCTTAAAACTCTTCAGTTCGACAATTGCAAGTGGTTTATATTATAGATACATTGTGAGATTTTTGAGAAATTTAGTatgattttttatgttcattcattgtcattttttgaATGTATGTGTATTGTGAGTAACAATGTATCACACATCTTTTCTCTAGTTTTTCAAGTTTAACATGCTATAGAagtaataattttttatcatgtGATTAAAGATAAATGAGTTAATTTTTGATAGCGATTTTCAGTTAGAAATATCGGAAGGGGAGTGTAATGTTACCGGAACGGATTTCCGATTTGTTTCCTTTATTAGTATTTCTGTAATGTCAGACGCATTTCCTGTCAAATTTGTTCTGCTTTCAACACTTATATTTGCTGGTTATAAGCGCCATAGAGTAAGTTCTTTACATTTATACgctttgaattatttcacaCACAAGTCACGTTGTTCAAATCACTGTATGAAAAGTGCGAATCGTCAAATGAGTTGATCACATGGGTCATgtcagattttttaattttcactgtATGGAACGTGTGAATCgtaaaaagttgtttttattttcaagattttactaGTATAAAGTCGGTGTTATTCAtccaatatttttatgtttggtattgattgtttgttataaatgacTTATCATATGATTGATATATGTATGTTTGCTTGTCATTTACAttgtgttattttcttttttgtagtCTTTTACCCTCAGTAGAAGGAGGAATAAACATATCCAAATTTATAGTGTTCTTTGATTTTGGGTCATGTAACATCacacttttgttttacatgtaccTGTAAAAGTGGCAGTTGATTTGAAGAAATTGCATCAGTGTGATCTATCTTGGTAAAAATCAGTATAATTATCACTATTAAACTgtatacatttgttgttttcagTACAAGGTGAAATGAATTTATTGTATACACATGCTATTCAACAGATTCAatagatttttatagtttttagcTCAGGTACTAATTTTGTTGGGcactatactatatataaatatacctttGACAACCTTGCAGCCACATAAGCTGCAAAATCTGTCCGTGGGGACAGATCTGCCCACAATCACTACACACATCATGCAATTCAACTTTAGCACCACACAGTTGCAGCAGAAGTTCTGGTCCAACTTTACTGGCTTAAAACATGTTGAACAGCTGcaatatacaaatttaaatcGACAGTTAGTATGAAAACTTAGATACGTGTAGCTGAAGCTTTAAAAGCTACAAAAGCCCAACATGATTCGACAAGTCAACTGAACAGTTTGGGAGTAGGGGGACATTATTTTTACCTACAGTTAGTAAAGCCTCAAGCTtcccttttttcattttttttgttggcAGCCATATATGTTTGCGGTTGCTAACTATAATTCTTAAAGGGGATCGCTAATGTACCATTTCCCTAAAGTTTGGCAGATACGTGCCCTTTATTCggattttttaattgatttttttttaatttacccctattttctatttatagtaaCGGTTGACAGGCGGGGCCATCAGGATACAATTTTGAAAGTTGATACTCCAAGGAAGATTTAGACCAgttttggttcaatttggctaGTTTTACGAATCCGCAGACCCCAACTCTTGCcgaattggaaaaaaaaataaaaaattggaaaacaaCGATGCGAAAAAGCAGTGCTTTgctgtaataaaatattaatttggtttttagttgtatttttcttttctactcTCCACAGTGCTTGAAAGAATAGGAATTTACGCTTGGCGATCGATGTTAGAAAGGACTTGAATGTTTTTGGCCATGGCTCGGTGGTTCTGTATAGTTGTTTTTGATTTCGATCTTGCGGTAATCAAGAACAAATTTGTAAAAGGGGAGTCGGatagagaagattttttaaatagttactatttttcaaagtatttttttgtaaaattacacCTAATTTACATAAATCAGTAAAACCAACAAGGCAGTTAACGTCATCAACCATAATTCTTAAAGGGGATCACAAATGTAccatttccccaaaatttggtaGCTATTCGCTCTTTACAGtaatttaaaggatttttaaatgatttttttattggttttgcGCCCACATTCTATTTACAGTAATGACAGCATGTTGGATGATGGTTCCCCacgggtgactggggtatagaaatatggtcacttggtcttctcccggccggtagtaaaacgcttgccgaagtggggcgtccgtttggctgtgcgggatgtatcaagtttgcagtcacgtccggtcagaagggggacgttaaatccgatgcctcgtgtaaagagagtgccacgcttttgcacgttaagaacccttgcaacaactcttttgaggggtccgtaggtgtcctgttgcaaggcaaaatttctgtccctatccaagatccctcattttccagttgcagtccaaatttccccgactatcatcccagatggcctctgtCGTGTCAatctacctattgtatttattgtgaacttgttctcgtcctgaatatgcatgaaatatttgtcactggacgttaagcaaccaacaatcaatcaatgttgGTTGATGGGCGGAGCCATCAGATATAATTTGGGAAGTAGGCACCCTAAATGATGATTCAGGCCAACTTTAGTTTAtattggcctggtagtttcagagaaaattttaaaagtttatgacGGACAGACggcgacagacgccaagtggtAATGGGCCAGAAACTTGTGAATGGTTAACGGATTTCTGTGAATTGtgatcttttttatatgtgatGTTCTCTGAACTTAACATTGCCTTACATGTATTTGCCTAAATACTACCTTTAGCATACCTACTAAAACAACTATGTCTGCTcattagaagaagaaaaaaatacctacCAAACTACATAATGCAATTTGGGTAGGGTCACGATATgggaaacaaacattttattaatcatGGCCATGTTTTCTGATATTTCTCCAAACAAGCACCAGATGTTAAACATATGCAGTGTCTCATTAGTCAGTATCGGTACATTGTAATTAAGAATCCCGATTTGCGGTGCTCTCTCAAAATATAGAACTTCAGTAAGCAAGCTCACATACCCCAAGTGTCCCCTCAAAATGCAATATACACGATATTGTTATGTAAAGTTCAATTTATTCCTTAGTGAACTATATGTAAGAAAACTCCCCAAAAATTCAAGATTTTCTCTCATGAACATTTACTTCATATCCATTCTTTTGTTACAATTCTGTGGAGTTTCAAATCATATCGAAGTAAAATGTAAGTctcaaaaaacattataaatttcCCTTTTCccataaaataaattgtgaagTTTTGCTATGGGAAACCCCAAAATCAGCACCAATGCTGTGGAGTTTCAAATCATTCCAAAATAAACTATAagagaaatatagattcttacattgttAGCAGTGGATTATCGTGTTtctccaatcgagatagttaaattatgaaattttaagtCCGAGCCTTGGCGAGGacttaaaatttcataatttaactatcgagattggagaAACACGATAATCCACTGCTAacaatgtaagaatctgtttctctaatgaccAAAAAACCTATtttagtttcataaaaaaataaattctccCAACCATGCCTTAAACTACGTCATCCGGTGTTACGCGCCAGCATATTTATACGCACATAagtcttttgtttaatttcaagtattatctaaaaaaaacaccatccaattcaatttgaattccaacatattcatatttaatcacaaaaagaacattaaaatagtttttatcaATTGAACGTTGATAAGAAAAAAGAACTTTTTTCGCGTAGAATGAAACACAATATCACACTGTGTGATATTGTGTAATGAAGTTCACCGCTCACTGAAATAAACACGAGGAGAATGAATGAAGTTCAAAACGGCTGACCACAGTAGTTTATTCATCTTGTGAACTGTCACTCTCGATAACAAATCGGCGTTTCTTCTGAGGAGGCTGAACTGATGGTGATGTAttgttaatattgatattaaatgtCCCTCCATAAATAGGTGCCCCAAAGATATAGTTCATTCCTGAACGCGGTGCATCGTGACTTTGGCTTTGCCCAACCACGAGTTGTGTCTCTGTTTGATGAACTGCTTGACGTCCCATCGTAACCGTCCTCGTTGTCTGCGAAGACTGTATTTGTTGCTCATTTTCATCCTGGTTACCTAAGATGCATTGACGTCCCATCGTAACCGTCCTCGTTGTCTGTGAAGACTGTATTTGTTGTTCATTTTCAGCCTCATGATCCTGGTTACCTAAGATGCATTGGGCTATCTGTTTATGTTTCTGAGGGTTCAGTTTTAAGTAAGTGGTGATACTCTGTATGTTTTTGTGTCCAGATATctaaaaaatcagtaaaaaaatcataaactttCTAGTATGAACCATATGTGAATTTTTATGAAATAGTGTGGATCTGAGGAAGAAGTAAAGGTGGACTAGAATTTAGAATTGTGAAATATTAAATAAGGGTGTCTCATTGACAGATTGAGGGGTTCTGATCCTGGATCCaacttactgttttgtcaaaTTCCTGTatccgcttacactatgtatgtAACTttgtaagcaattctcattttttgtaaattcttgTGTCCcccctagtccaaataattatgacgtctcgttaggctatttttttatattttttttgggacGCTGTACATTGA
The nucleotide sequence above comes from Mytilus trossulus isolate FHL-02 chromosome 5, PNRI_Mtr1.1.1.hap1, whole genome shotgun sequence. Encoded proteins:
- the LOC134719142 gene encoding uncharacterized protein LOC134719142, which produces MLTKGDNTADLPLDKHPYIIPRNHHVTILLIRHYHAKVQHQGRTMTEGAIRAAGLWILGVKRKVNSVIHNCVLCRKLRGKFGWTQMADLPADRLQVDAPFTYVGLGVFGPWQVIVRRTRAASSSNKRWGLLLTCLVSRAIHVELIEELSSASFINALRRFIALRGPIQELRSDRGTNFIGAAKELNIVSEFFEDTPMKQFLSDNEIVWIFNPPHASHFVGVWERMIGSCRRILDSLLMQNKFKDLTHEVLSTLMCEVSAMVNSRPLVPVSSDPESPSVLSPSLLLTQKPASSSGSLGQVEFGTKDAMRSQWKLVQYLADQFWSRWQTEYIDSLQARPKWKSGGDNFLEGDVILMRKTELPRSQWPLGVIDKVFESDDSKVRKVQVSIVVDGQRKSYVRPISELVRLIEAS